The proteins below come from a single Acanthopagrus latus isolate v.2019 chromosome 4, fAcaLat1.1, whole genome shotgun sequence genomic window:
- the ctsba gene encoding cathepsin B yields MWRAAFLLLAASLSVSLARPRLKPLSSEMVNYINKFNTTWKAGHNFHNVDHSYVQRLCGTMMKGPKLPVMVQYAGDLELPKEFDSRMQWPNCPTLKEIRDQGSCGSCWAFGAAEAISDRVCIHSNAKVSVEISSEDLLTCCDSCGMGCNGGYPSAAWDFWTKAGLVSGGLYDSHVGCRPYTIAPCEHHVNGSRPPCTGEEGDTPQCILQCEAGYTPSYQQDKHYGKTSYSVLSDEEQIQYEIYKNGPVEGAFIVYEDFVLYKSGVYQHVTGSQVGGHAIKILGWGEEAGVPYWLCANSWNTDWGDNGFFKFLRGSDHCGIESEIVAGIPK; encoded by the exons atGTGGCGTGCAGCCTTCCTGTTATTGGCTGCCAGCTTGTCTGTGAGCCTGGCCAGACCCCGCCTCAAACCACTGTCCAGTGAGATGGTCAACTACATCAATAAGTTTAACACTACCTGGAAG GCTGGTCACAACTTTCATAATGTCGACCACAGTTATGTCCAGAGACTCTGCGGTACGATGATGAAGGGACCTAAACTGCCAGTCAT GGTTCAGTATGCTGGTGACCTGGAGCTGCCAAAAGAGTTTGACTCCAGAATGCAGTGGCCCAACTGTCCCACTCTGAAGGAGATCAGAGACCAGGGCTCCTGTGGATCCTGCTGG GCATTTGGCGCTGCAGAGGCCATATCTGACCGTGTGTGTATCCACAGCAATGCCAAGGTCAGCGTGGAGATCTCCTCCGAGGATCTGCTGACATGCTGTGACAGCTGTGGCATGGG GTGTAATGGTGGCTACCCTTCAGCTGCCTGGGACTTCTGGACCAAAGCCGGGCTGGTCTCTGGAGGCCTCTATGACTCCCACGTCG GTTGTCGTCCCTACACCATCGCCCCCTGCGAGCACCATGTGAATGGCAGCAGACCCCCTTGcactggagaggaaggagacacaCCCCAGTGCATCTTGCAGTGTGAAGCTGGATACACACCTAGCTACCAACAAGACAAGCACTATG GTAAAACATCTTACAGCGTGCTGTCAGATGAGGAACAGATTCAGTACGAGATATACAAGAATGGCCCAGTAGAGGGAGCCTTTATAGTCTATGAAGACTTTGTGCTGTACAAGTCTG GTGTGTATCAGCATGTGACTGGCTCTCAAGTGGGCGGCCATGCCATTAAGATCCTGGGCTGGGGGGAGGAGGCTGGTGTTCCCTACTGGCTCTGTGCCAACTCCTGGAACACTGACTGGGGTGATAACG GATTCTTTAAGTTCCTGCGTGGATCTGATCACTGTGGTATTGAGTCTGAAATTGTTGCAGGAATTCCCAAGTAA
- the xkr5b gene encoding XK-related protein 5b isoform X2, whose product MRDYSATPSNGGACMPCCQVCVFAFTAFLIVAERTALIYCFVYYLWVGHNYCYAYLSGFTALFLLPGWGPQWLSYLWYLSDGGIRRKSLTWTHILHLGIFKRLLECMTLPDEDVYAEIMQQADCSALRLFEALVVTLPQTLLQCYVLICTDIGIKSPASVCFVVCLLSLAWALVLYARACSLIRPGHLQMTPAAILCRLVWRIGMLGSRCAILMLFTRIFKQWILGVIGVHWLGATFWMVSQQTDIIRSTTRWRIFNLVLGAIHIFLFLNVKYGQSRCRMAGFYLAMFLENAFLLLASSWLFTMVSWDTVGIPAAVFCSFLIGVIALVLYYRFLHPKSFEIFQSIRHRGIGGACMERGSALSLEEKVTPTFHRHATLSGGGTLMDLPIQWEGWKHHHWLLIRLAMKTGDVTRIWSSYGEGGLAGLMGLSEEVHSPDDFRVPRFTPAQLPVQISQPAPQPAPPQVKEVVPPPKPPLNTVVARPVRKAPPTSIQDMRRFPEIIPVQEVIPEETAEEDSSAPPSERGDEEFQSAAYGSPTPSSPQLQGSLRHIDSNAGTLTEASSSVGSLDIKTPGWSPERRSPLLIGSPEKKPAVPGESSTTLYFSADAQSPSSGSYLGWGSELSPISTYRSPYRIRETRFVTSTPRLEPRAGAESPGLAPVVVIPATPGTTPGGTPGGSTPAASASGASTPGDSISAAPTPAASTPAASTPGVSSPGASSPGATTPGGQIIPLTPVISHARKQVVQFVDSRERAV is encoded by the exons ATGAGGGATTACTCGGCGACTCCGAGCAACGGAGGCGCCTGCATGCCGTGCTGccaagtttgtgtgtttgcctttaCCGCATTTCTCATCGTTGCAGAGAGGACGGCAC TGATCTACTGCTTTGTGTACTACCTGTGGGTGGGTCACAACTACTGCTATGCCTATCTCTCTGGCTTCACTGCTCTGTTCCTGCTGCCAG GTTGGGGTCCTCAGTGGCTCAGTTATCTGTGGTACCTGTCAGATGGAGGCATACGCAGGAAGTCACTCACCTGGACACACATACTACACCTGGGGATATTCAAAAG gCTGCTGGAGTGCATGACTCTGCCCGACGAGGACGTGTATGCTGAGATCATGCAGCAGGCTGATTGTTCCGCCTTACGTCTGTTCGAGGCCTTGGTGGTCACCCTCCCCCAGACGCTGCTGCAGTGCTATGTGCTCATCTGCACTGACATAGGAATCAAGTCTCCAG cctcagtttgttttgtggtgtgtttgcTGTCTCTGGCCTGGGCCTTGGTCCTCTATGCCAGAGCCTGTTCGCTCATCAGACCAGGACACCTACAGATGACCCCTGCTGCCATTCTCTGTCGACTGGTGTGGAGG atTGGTATGTTGGGTTCTCGATGTGCCATTCTCATGCTCTTTACACGTATCTTCAAACAATGGATCCTCGGAGTCATTG gCGTGCACTGGCTGGGTGCAACTTTCTGGATGGTGTCCCAGCAAACTGACATCATACGCTCAACTACTCGATGGAGGATCTTCAACCTCGTCCTGGGAGCCATTCACATCTTCCTTTTCCTCAATGTGAAGTATGGACAATCCAGATGCCGCATGGCTGGCTTCTAcctg GCCATGTTCTTAGAGAACGCTTTTCTTCTGCTGGCGTCCTCGTGGTTGTTTACCATGGTGTCCTGGGATACTGTGGGGATCCCAGCTGCAGTCTTCTGTAGCTTCCTCATTG gaGTGATAGCGTTGGTGCTGTACTATCGTTTCCTCCACCCGAAGTCCTTCGAGATTTTCCAAAGTATTCGCCACAGGGGAATAGGTGGAGCCTGCATGGAGCGTGGATCTGCACTGTCATTGGAGGAGAAAGTCACACCCACTTTCCATCGCCATGCAACACTGTCTG GTGGTGGGACCCTCATGGATCTCCCTATCCAATGGGAAGGTTGGAAACATCACCACTGGCTGCTGATTCGCTTGGCCATGAAGACGGGGGATGTAACTAGGATCTGGTCGTCGTATGGCGAGGGTGGACTGGCTGGTCTCATGGGTCTGTCTGAAGAAGTTCACTCCCCTGATGACTTCCGTGTCCCTCGG TTCACACCTGCTCAGCTGCCGGTTCAGATCTCACAGCCAGCTCCTCAACCAGCTCCGCCACAG GTCAAAGAGGTGGTGCCGCCACCAAAGCCACCTCTGAACACTGTGGTTGCCAGGCCAGTGAGAAAAGCTCCTCCCACAAGCATCCAGGATATGAGGCGGTTTCCAGAGATCATCCCGGTCCAGGAGGTCATTCCTGAAGAGACTGCAGAAGAAGACTCCAGTGCCCCACCCTCGGAAAGAG GTGATGAGGAGTTTCAGAGTGCTGCTTACGGCTCACCAACTCCCTCATCTCCGCAACTACAAGGAAGCCTCCGCCACATTGACAGCAACGCTGGGACCCTGACCGAAGCTTCATCCTCTGTGGGCTCCCTGGACATCAAGACTCCAGGCTGGTCTCCCGAGCGACGTTCTCCCCTCCTGATTGGTTCCCCGGAGAAGAAACCAGCAGTACCCGGAGAGTCTAGCACCACGCTGTACTTCAGCGCAGATGCACAATCTCCTTCCAGTGGGAGCTATCTTGGCTGGGGCTCCGAGTTGTCACCCATCTCCACCTACAGAAGTCCCTACCGGATCAGGGAGACTCGTTTTGTCACATCCACCCCGCGACTAGAGCCCCGGGCCGGAGCTGAGAGTCCAGGCCTGGCCCCTGTTGTTGTCATCCCTGCCACTCCTGGTACAACACCAGGTGGAACCCCTGGTGGTTCAACCCCTGCTGCTTCTGCCTCTGGAGCTTCGACACCTGGAGATTCGATATCTGCAGCTCCAACGCCAGCAGCTTCAACACCCGCTGCTTCCACTCCTGGTGTTTCATCTCCTGGTGCTTCCAGTCCTGGAGCTACTACTCCTGGTGGTCAGATCATTCCACTCACTCCAGTCATCTCCCATGCTCGCAAACAGGTTGTCCAGTTTGTGGACAGTCGAGAGAGGGCGGTGTAG
- the xkr5b gene encoding XK-related protein 5b isoform X1 codes for MRDYSATPSNGGACMPCCQVCVFAFTAFLIVAERTALIYCFVYYLWVGHNYCYAYLSGFTALFLLPGWGPQWLSYLWYLSDGGIRRKSLTWTHILHLGIFKRLLECMTLPDEDVYAEIMQQADCSALRLFEALVVTLPQTLLQCYVLICTDIGIKSPASVCFVVCLLSLAWALVLYARACSLIRPGHLQMTPAAILCRLVWRIGMLGSRCAILMLFTRIFKQWILGVIGVHWLGATFWMVSQQTDIIRSTTRWRIFNLVLGAIHIFLFLNVKYGQSRCRMAGFYLAMFLENAFLLLASSWLFTMVSWDTVGIPAAVFCSFLIGVIALVLYYRFLHPKSFEIFQSIRHRGIGGACMERGSALSLEEKVTPTFHRHATLSGGGTLMDLPIQWEGWKHHHWLLIRLAMKTGDVTRIWSSYGEGGLAGLMGLSEEVHSPDDFRVPRFTPAQLPVQISQPAPQPAPPQVTQTPEVKEVVPPPKPPLNTVVARPVRKAPPTSIQDMRRFPEIIPVQEVIPEETAEEDSSAPPSERGDEEFQSAAYGSPTPSSPQLQGSLRHIDSNAGTLTEASSSVGSLDIKTPGWSPERRSPLLIGSPEKKPAVPGESSTTLYFSADAQSPSSGSYLGWGSELSPISTYRSPYRIRETRFVTSTPRLEPRAGAESPGLAPVVVIPATPGTTPGGTPGGSTPAASASGASTPGDSISAAPTPAASTPAASTPGVSSPGASSPGATTPGGQIIPLTPVISHARKQVVQFVDSRERAV; via the exons ATGAGGGATTACTCGGCGACTCCGAGCAACGGAGGCGCCTGCATGCCGTGCTGccaagtttgtgtgtttgcctttaCCGCATTTCTCATCGTTGCAGAGAGGACGGCAC TGATCTACTGCTTTGTGTACTACCTGTGGGTGGGTCACAACTACTGCTATGCCTATCTCTCTGGCTTCACTGCTCTGTTCCTGCTGCCAG GTTGGGGTCCTCAGTGGCTCAGTTATCTGTGGTACCTGTCAGATGGAGGCATACGCAGGAAGTCACTCACCTGGACACACATACTACACCTGGGGATATTCAAAAG gCTGCTGGAGTGCATGACTCTGCCCGACGAGGACGTGTATGCTGAGATCATGCAGCAGGCTGATTGTTCCGCCTTACGTCTGTTCGAGGCCTTGGTGGTCACCCTCCCCCAGACGCTGCTGCAGTGCTATGTGCTCATCTGCACTGACATAGGAATCAAGTCTCCAG cctcagtttgttttgtggtgtgtttgcTGTCTCTGGCCTGGGCCTTGGTCCTCTATGCCAGAGCCTGTTCGCTCATCAGACCAGGACACCTACAGATGACCCCTGCTGCCATTCTCTGTCGACTGGTGTGGAGG atTGGTATGTTGGGTTCTCGATGTGCCATTCTCATGCTCTTTACACGTATCTTCAAACAATGGATCCTCGGAGTCATTG gCGTGCACTGGCTGGGTGCAACTTTCTGGATGGTGTCCCAGCAAACTGACATCATACGCTCAACTACTCGATGGAGGATCTTCAACCTCGTCCTGGGAGCCATTCACATCTTCCTTTTCCTCAATGTGAAGTATGGACAATCCAGATGCCGCATGGCTGGCTTCTAcctg GCCATGTTCTTAGAGAACGCTTTTCTTCTGCTGGCGTCCTCGTGGTTGTTTACCATGGTGTCCTGGGATACTGTGGGGATCCCAGCTGCAGTCTTCTGTAGCTTCCTCATTG gaGTGATAGCGTTGGTGCTGTACTATCGTTTCCTCCACCCGAAGTCCTTCGAGATTTTCCAAAGTATTCGCCACAGGGGAATAGGTGGAGCCTGCATGGAGCGTGGATCTGCACTGTCATTGGAGGAGAAAGTCACACCCACTTTCCATCGCCATGCAACACTGTCTG GTGGTGGGACCCTCATGGATCTCCCTATCCAATGGGAAGGTTGGAAACATCACCACTGGCTGCTGATTCGCTTGGCCATGAAGACGGGGGATGTAACTAGGATCTGGTCGTCGTATGGCGAGGGTGGACTGGCTGGTCTCATGGGTCTGTCTGAAGAAGTTCACTCCCCTGATGACTTCCGTGTCCCTCGG TTCACACCTGCTCAGCTGCCGGTTCAGATCTCACAGCCAGCTCCTCAACCAGCTCCGCCACAGGTGACCCAGACTCCAGAG GTCAAAGAGGTGGTGCCGCCACCAAAGCCACCTCTGAACACTGTGGTTGCCAGGCCAGTGAGAAAAGCTCCTCCCACAAGCATCCAGGATATGAGGCGGTTTCCAGAGATCATCCCGGTCCAGGAGGTCATTCCTGAAGAGACTGCAGAAGAAGACTCCAGTGCCCCACCCTCGGAAAGAG GTGATGAGGAGTTTCAGAGTGCTGCTTACGGCTCACCAACTCCCTCATCTCCGCAACTACAAGGAAGCCTCCGCCACATTGACAGCAACGCTGGGACCCTGACCGAAGCTTCATCCTCTGTGGGCTCCCTGGACATCAAGACTCCAGGCTGGTCTCCCGAGCGACGTTCTCCCCTCCTGATTGGTTCCCCGGAGAAGAAACCAGCAGTACCCGGAGAGTCTAGCACCACGCTGTACTTCAGCGCAGATGCACAATCTCCTTCCAGTGGGAGCTATCTTGGCTGGGGCTCCGAGTTGTCACCCATCTCCACCTACAGAAGTCCCTACCGGATCAGGGAGACTCGTTTTGTCACATCCACCCCGCGACTAGAGCCCCGGGCCGGAGCTGAGAGTCCAGGCCTGGCCCCTGTTGTTGTCATCCCTGCCACTCCTGGTACAACACCAGGTGGAACCCCTGGTGGTTCAACCCCTGCTGCTTCTGCCTCTGGAGCTTCGACACCTGGAGATTCGATATCTGCAGCTCCAACGCCAGCAGCTTCAACACCCGCTGCTTCCACTCCTGGTGTTTCATCTCCTGGTGCTTCCAGTCCTGGAGCTACTACTCCTGGTGGTCAGATCATTCCACTCACTCCAGTCATCTCCCATGCTCGCAAACAGGTTGTCCAGTTTGTGGACAGTCGAGAGAGGGCGGTGTAG